The following proteins are encoded in a genomic region of Pelodictyon phaeoclathratiforme BU-1:
- a CDS encoding DUF488 domain-containing protein has product MGHHRIKYVFLGRQLGARSEDPACYEKGRVQYPRLAKTPLFLEGIERIMRGADAYRITLMCAEKDPIECHRALLVSRKLFELGIPVNHILHDGAIQTHEELESRLLSMCNLPDGDMFTSRDEFIAQAYSIQGNRVAYQDEVMAEQKKVLQS; this is encoded by the coding sequence ATGGGACACCATCGAATCAAATATGTTTTTTTGGGGCGTCAGTTGGGTGCCCGAAGCGAAGATCCTGCATGTTATGAAAAAGGCCGGGTTCAGTATCCGCGTTTGGCCAAGACTCCCCTTTTTTTGGAGGGTATTGAAAGGATAATGCGAGGCGCTGATGCATATCGAATTACCCTGATGTGTGCAGAGAAAGATCCCATTGAGTGTCACAGAGCGCTGCTGGTGTCACGCAAGCTTTTTGAGCTGGGGATTCCAGTCAACCATATTCTGCATGATGGAGCCATTCAGACTCACGAAGAGTTGGAATCTCGCTTGCTTTCGATGTGCAATCTCCCTGATGGGGATATGTTTACGAGCCGTGATGAATTTATTGCACAAGCGTATTCCATTCAAGGAAATCGTGTGGCATATCAGGATGAAGTCATGGCTGAACAGAAAAAAGTTCTCCAATCATGA
- a CDS encoding DUF488 domain-containing protein — MKIFTIGFTQKSAEQFFNHLKQPGLTRVIDIRLNNVSQLAGFTKMKDLQFFLREINNLDYVHLPELAPTKEILDGYKKNGGDWKSYEKQFLSLMATRRVENLVKKDLIDGGCLLCSEVTPEHCHRRLVAEYFRDKWGYVEIVHL; from the coding sequence ATGAAGATTTTTACCATCGGCTTTACACAGAAAAGCGCAGAGCAATTTTTCAACCATTTGAAGCAGCCTGGTTTGACAAGAGTTATTGATATTCGGCTTAACAATGTTTCTCAATTAGCCGGATTTACGAAGATGAAAGACTTGCAGTTTTTCCTCCGTGAAATCAATAACCTTGATTACGTTCACCTGCCAGAATTGGCGCCGACCAAAGAGATTCTTGATGGCTACAAGAAAAATGGCGGCGATTGGAAGAGTTATGAAAAGCAATTCTTGTCATTGATGGCGACACGTCGCGTTGAGAATCTTGTCAAAAAAGATCTGATTGATGGCGGCTGCCTTCTCTGCAGCGAGGTCACACCTGAGCACTGCCATCGACGGCTGGTCGCCGAATATTTCCGTGACAAATGGGGCTATGTGGAAATTGTTCATTTGTAG
- a CDS encoding AbrB/MazE/SpoVT family DNA-binding domain-containing protein, translating into MLAKLTSKNQLTLPKSIVTSIPKTDYFEVEVENGRIMLTPVRMQQADAVRAKLDALGINDQDVLDAIEWARKSQP; encoded by the coding sequence ATGTTAGCCAAACTTACCAGCAAAAATCAGTTGACCTTGCCAAAGTCTATTGTAACCTCAATTCCTAAAACAGATTACTTTGAAGTGGAAGTTGAGAATGGTCGCATCATGCTTACGCCTGTGCGTATGCAGCAGGCAGATGCAGTGCGTGCCAAATTAGATGCTTTGGGTATTAATGACCAGGATGTTCTGGATGCAATAGAGTGGGCAAGAAAAAGTCAGCCGTGA
- a CDS encoding putative toxin-antitoxin system toxin component, PIN family has protein sequence MSYRIVLDTNCIIFALIFSRQKMSWLRHNWQSGAIIPLVSKETASELLRVLAYPKFKLTKTEQLVLLADFLPYAETVTSLEVPVDLPVIRDTADQMFLTLAVFGKADALVTGDNDLLIIKDLFKTPPIMSLSEFEQWQKS, from the coding sequence GTGAGCTATCGCATAGTGCTTGATACGAACTGCATTATTTTCGCATTGATATTTTCACGCCAGAAAATGTCGTGGTTGCGTCACAACTGGCAGTCCGGGGCTATCATCCCGTTAGTCAGCAAGGAAACGGCCAGCGAACTCTTGAGAGTGTTGGCCTATCCAAAATTCAAGCTCACAAAAACGGAGCAATTGGTACTACTGGCTGATTTTCTGCCTTACGCTGAAACGGTCACTTCGCTTGAGGTACCAGTTGACTTACCTGTAATTCGAGATACAGCAGATCAAATGTTTTTAACGTTAGCCGTATTTGGCAAGGCGGATGCTTTAGTAACTGGTGATAACGACCTGCTTATTATTAAGGATCTCTTTAAAACTCCGCCAATTATGTCGCTCAGTGAATTTGAGCAATGGCAAAAAAGCTGA
- a CDS encoding shikimate kinase, which yields MPVQIFLTGVGCVGKSTIGKIIAELLGLNFFDLDVEVEAFFKTSIERLQQSCFNMYEFREEAAKALADLLNRPESAESVIALSPGGLMGGYLKVLKKNHGIKVVITDKPENIVERLRFYDIDSRPIEKELTLKEKKLYLREVKGDMTYFGTSYKRANLQVDISGLEPVQAAHKIIDAVNTYTSESSLVT from the coding sequence ATTGGCAAAATAATTGCCGAACTGCTTGGGCTAAATTTTTTTGATCTGGATGTGGAAGTTGAAGCCTTCTTTAAAACGAGTATTGAACGTCTTCAGCAGAGCTGTTTTAACATGTACGAGTTTCGTGAAGAGGCTGCAAAAGCTCTTGCAGATTTGCTGAATCGTCCGGAAAGCGCGGAGTCAGTTATCGCATTGTCTCCAGGTGGCCTGATGGGAGGATACCTGAAGGTACTGAAGAAGAACCACGGAATCAAGGTGGTGATTACCGATAAACCGGAAAATATTGTAGAGAGGCTCCGCTTCTACGACATCGACTCCCGCCCGATCGAAAAAGAGTTGACGCTCAAAGAGAAGAAATTGTACCTGCGGGAGGTAAAGGGTGACATGACCTACTTTGGCACAAGTTATAAACGAGCAAACCTGCAGGTTGACATTTCCGGTCTGGAGCCGGTTCAGGCAGCTCATAAAATCATTGATGCGGTAAATACGTACACGTCTGAATCATCACTCGTCACATAA